The following are from one region of the Paenibacillus protaetiae genome:
- a CDS encoding glycosyl hydrolase — MVVVSNRATGKGRIFIMSLIVSMLVSLVSSLFIREAHAAGSYLLSQNRIAYASSTEGANTANLAVDGSTGTRWASTWGTDPQWLYVDLGANASIDEVKIVWEGAYAKAYKVQVSNDESTWSDIYSTSTGDGGEDDLHITGSGRYVRIYGTERALAAYGYSILELEIYGTGGISGPPADYGANVALNKPVSVSSTEDSAYLPPGSTAASNAVDGNTATRWSSNATDNEWITVDLGAVHQIGRVILNWEAAAGRAYDIQVSNNGSSWTTVYRQLHGSGGKEDIPLYTNGRYVRMNGIGRATSFGYSLLEFEVYDYVAGQPQPVYTIEPLPQPQAVQSGAGSYLTNDIHMPQPKYPANKSSNVTTPIPSNDWWQSLLIKPFGDYLVTLPLKSKYFPQGLGILNPGAGWLSSDGRAVNADGNPDLYVMGGNIDSSKLVTRVTGYSDWAVDAVLSDGQADKMKSTFVKGSPYVFNTFTGTNQVDIFSSLMTQLFDDNGNAVLTTEGSTLTADHIGVKIANTNGDPNGAPQTRYYGIFAPPGTVFKKVGAKIKIELGSGQNYLSVGAMPQASNLNYYYQHAYAFVTDTKVNYNYNEATSQVTTNFNVSTQLVRSGFSNQTLMALYPHQWKVSPSSLTALTYPSVRGTLKVHEGNSFTTVDQFYGIVPQFTEPTDSAYDKSLMVSYLEDLDEETSSNLMAADAYWQGKKLHPLAMGVLAANELGETELRDKFLDRIKLILTDWYTYTNGEPDYFLYYNSDWGTTYYKTSEFGANSGITDHHFTYGYYVFASAVLATFDDGFRTDYGSMVDHLIRDYANPSRTDSMYPFFRSFDPYEGHSWAGGYADNDNGNNQEAAGESLFGWVGEYMWALVNNDQSFRDAAIYGFTTELNAVEQYWFNYDGDNWLPEFTHKSVGQVYGSSNFFGTFFNGDPVYVYGIHWLPTSEYLTSYSLEPGKAAGLYNGFVADNGGPETDWYHIVWPIQALSDPQAVINKWDATHMQKNEIFNTYWFVHNMATLGTRTKDVWATGWTSATVYKKGADYKAQVWNPTSSPVTVTFKNAGGTTGTAVVGPKSLVTVNPMVNSTANDQWAPIGGGNGGDGGTTAMAVRTAMAATTVRILM, encoded by the coding sequence ATGGTAGTTGTATCGAATCGGGCAACAGGTAAAGGCCGCATATTTATCATGTCGCTTATCGTCTCGATGTTGGTTTCTCTCGTCTCATCGCTGTTTATCCGCGAGGCGCACGCCGCCGGATCGTATTTGCTGTCGCAAAACCGTATCGCCTATGCCTCTTCCACAGAGGGAGCCAATACAGCGAATCTTGCTGTAGACGGATCGACCGGCACACGCTGGGCAAGCACGTGGGGAACGGATCCCCAATGGCTGTATGTGGATCTTGGCGCTAACGCTTCAATTGACGAGGTCAAAATTGTCTGGGAAGGCGCTTATGCCAAAGCTTATAAAGTTCAGGTATCCAACGATGAATCGACTTGGTCGGACATTTATTCTACGTCGACGGGTGACGGCGGCGAAGATGATCTCCATATAACTGGCAGCGGGCGTTATGTGCGGATATATGGCACTGAACGCGCGCTTGCTGCCTACGGCTATTCGATACTGGAGCTTGAAATTTACGGTACAGGCGGAATTAGCGGCCCTCCGGCGGACTACGGTGCCAATGTGGCGCTGAATAAGCCGGTATCCGTGTCTTCTACTGAAGATTCCGCTTATTTGCCGCCGGGTTCGACGGCAGCGTCCAACGCCGTTGATGGCAATACTGCAACCCGCTGGTCTTCAAATGCAACGGATAATGAATGGATTACCGTTGACCTGGGGGCAGTTCATCAGATCGGGCGTGTAATTTTGAATTGGGAAGCGGCAGCCGGAAGGGCTTACGATATTCAGGTGTCCAATAACGGGAGCAGCTGGACTACCGTTTACCGCCAGCTTCATGGATCAGGCGGCAAAGAGGACATTCCGCTTTATACGAACGGCCGTTATGTGCGGATGAACGGAATTGGACGAGCTACTAGCTTCGGCTATTCCTTGCTGGAATTTGAAGTGTACGACTATGTGGCCGGGCAGCCGCAGCCGGTGTACACTATCGAGCCGCTGCCGCAGCCGCAAGCCGTCCAATCGGGCGCAGGCAGCTACTTGACCAATGATATTCATATGCCACAGCCGAAATATCCTGCGAATAAATCTTCCAACGTGACAACGCCGATCCCGTCAAACGACTGGTGGCAGTCGCTGCTTATCAAGCCATTTGGCGATTATTTGGTTACACTGCCGCTGAAATCGAAATATTTTCCGCAAGGACTTGGCATCTTAAATCCGGGCGCCGGATGGCTTTCCTCGGACGGGCGTGCGGTTAATGCCGACGGCAATCCGGATCTGTATGTCATGGGCGGCAATATCGACAGCTCCAAACTGGTCACCCGCGTAACGGGTTACTCGGACTGGGCCGTTGACGCCGTGTTAAGCGACGGTCAGGCGGACAAGATGAAGTCGACCTTCGTGAAAGGATCACCTTATGTTTTTAATACATTCACAGGCACGAATCAAGTGGACATCTTCTCGTCGCTTATGACGCAGCTGTTTGACGATAACGGCAACGCCGTGCTGACAACGGAAGGCTCCACGCTGACAGCTGACCACATCGGCGTCAAGATCGCCAATACGAACGGTGACCCGAATGGCGCGCCGCAAACCCGTTACTACGGCATTTTTGCTCCTCCGGGCACTGTATTTAAGAAGGTAGGGGCGAAAATTAAAATCGAGCTGGGCAGCGGGCAAAATTATTTGTCCGTCGGCGCGATGCCGCAAGCTTCCAACCTGAACTATTACTATCAGCATGCTTATGCTTTTGTGACGGACACCAAGGTGAACTATAACTATAATGAAGCAACGAGCCAGGTAACGACCAATTTTAATGTGTCGACGCAGCTCGTACGTTCCGGTTTCTCCAACCAAACGCTGATGGCGCTTTACCCGCATCAGTGGAAAGTATCCCCTTCTTCGCTGACGGCGCTTACTTATCCGTCAGTGCGCGGTACGCTGAAAGTACATGAAGGCAACAGTTTTACTACCGTGGACCAGTTCTACGGCATCGTTCCGCAGTTTACGGAGCCGACCGATTCTGCGTATGACAAGTCGCTGATGGTTTCTTATCTGGAAGATTTGGATGAGGAGACAAGCAGCAATCTGATGGCCGCCGATGCGTATTGGCAAGGCAAGAAGCTGCATCCGCTTGCGATGGGCGTGCTTGCTGCCAATGAACTTGGCGAAACGGAGCTGCGCGATAAGTTCCTGGACCGCATCAAGCTTATTTTGACGGATTGGTATACGTATACAAACGGGGAACCTGACTATTTCTTGTATTACAATTCGGATTGGGGCACGACGTATTATAAAACAAGCGAATTTGGAGCGAACAGCGGCATCACGGACCATCACTTTACGTACGGTTATTATGTGTTTGCTTCAGCTGTGCTGGCAACATTTGACGACGGGTTTAGAACCGATTACGGCTCGATGGTGGATCACTTGATCCGTGACTATGCCAACCCTTCGCGCACGGATTCCATGTACCCGTTTTTCCGCAGTTTTGATCCGTACGAAGGCCATTCATGGGCTGGCGGATACGCCGACAATGACAACGGCAATAACCAGGAAGCAGCCGGCGAATCGCTGTTTGGCTGGGTCGGAGAATACATGTGGGCATTGGTCAACAACGATCAATCGTTCCGCGATGCCGCAATTTATGGTTTTACAACGGAGCTGAACGCGGTTGAGCAGTACTGGTTTAACTATGACGGCGACAACTGGCTGCCGGAATTTACACATAAGTCTGTCGGACAGGTTTACGGCTCGTCCAATTTCTTCGGTACGTTTTTCAACGGCGACCCGGTATATGTCTATGGCATCCACTGGCTGCCGACCTCTGAATATTTGACCAGCTACAGCTTGGAGCCTGGCAAGGCGGCGGGACTATATAACGGATTTGTAGCCGATAACGGCGGCCCGGAAACGGACTGGTACCATATCGTATGGCCAATCCAGGCGTTAAGCGACCCGCAGGCGGTCATTAACAAATGGGATGCAACCCATATGCAAAAAAATGAAATCTTTAATACGTATTGGTTTGTGCACAATATGGCTACGCTTGGCACCCGCACGAAGGATGTATGGGCAACCGGATGGACAAGCGCAACGGTTTACAAGAAAGGCGCGGATTATAAGGCACAAGTGTGGAATCCGACTTCCAGCCCTGTGACGGTTACCTTTAAAAATGCCGGCGGAACAACAGGAACGGCTGTTGTCGGACCTAAATCATTAGTGACGGTCAACCCGATGGTCAATTCGACTGCAAACGATCAGTGGGCGCCGATTGGCGGAGGCAACGGCGGCGACGGAGGGACAACGGCAATGGCGGTGAGAACGGCAATGGCGGCAACAACGGTACGGATACTAATGTAG
- a CDS encoding discoidin domain-containing protein: MGADWRRQRRRRRDNGNGGENGNGGNNGTDTNVAAGKPVTVSSTETPFAGANAVDGSTETRWASVTSADPQWLTIDLGVPYQLSHVKLNWETAYAKSYKIQVSDNGNDWTDVYSTTTGDGAADEFDVTGSGRYVRLYATERGTIYGYSLYEIEVDGHPRGGADAALLSLGKDAAASSFETPFVASSAVDGDPGTRWASAPGADPQWLMVDLGQTRTVTSIKLKWETAYAKSYKLQISANGNDWTDLYSTTTGTGNEETIPVNGSGRYVRMLGTERATQFGYSLWSFDVYGN; the protein is encoded by the coding sequence GTGGGCGCCGATTGGCGGAGGCAACGGCGGCGACGGAGGGACAACGGCAATGGCGGTGAGAACGGCAATGGCGGCAACAACGGTACGGATACTAATGTAGCTGCCGGCAAGCCTGTAACAGTTTCATCCACTGAAACTCCGTTCGCAGGCGCTAACGCCGTTGACGGCAGCACGGAGACGCGCTGGGCATCTGTGACAAGCGCAGACCCGCAGTGGCTGACGATTGATCTGGGCGTACCGTATCAGCTTAGCCACGTGAAGCTGAATTGGGAAACGGCGTATGCCAAATCTTATAAAATCCAAGTGTCGGATAACGGCAACGATTGGACAGATGTATATTCGACAACGACAGGCGACGGTGCAGCCGACGAATTTGATGTAACCGGAAGCGGGCGTTATGTTCGTTTGTATGCAACGGAACGCGGAACGATATACGGATATTCGCTGTATGAAATAGAAGTGGATGGCCATCCGCGCGGAGGAGCAGACGCAGCATTGTTGTCTTTGGGTAAAGACGCTGCCGCTTCTTCGTTTGAAACTCCGTTTGTAGCTTCATCGGCCGTGGACGGAGATCCGGGAACAAGGTGGGCATCTGCGCCAGGCGCGGACCCGCAATGGCTGATGGTCGATTTGGGGCAGACACGCACCGTGACCAGCATTAAGCTGAAATGGGAGACGGCTTACGCCAAATCGTATAAACTGCAAATTTCAGCTAACGGCAATGACTGGACGGATTTGTACAGCACCACAACCGGTACAGGCAATGAAGAGACGATCCCGGTGAACGGAAGCGGCCGTTACGTGCGTATGCTTGGAACGGAACGCGCCACGCAGTTCGGCTATTCACTTTGGTCGTTTGATGTATACGGCAATTAA
- a CDS encoding L,D-transpeptidase gives MEDREHIYYLKSFVKRHPGNRMAWYLLGKQYEEQGKLSKANYCYLEAGEVYEAFERKMHPLVAVEQELEQLQKWKERGRQRRFRLKSVVLALLLLLLSGLQASPVERDKRPQAAAVHTAAESALQQQAPPAVVFTKRAEKKPLGAALELAAAESGRAGTVLAAQMEEDGAWRLWQGRTKLLLSTQKEKPDGQWEVAMYDPASCNCKPADSAPMVKVLKHWSAEQELRWVLSSAIIAYFHQQGSMPASLSDLIGSYPNNYIAGEKEGMAAMFAPLMQQLAVDQNVKALAAGVQQQPAPGSGSGIVPADKQWRTELQIVVDPAKHRLAVVSGDIMVRSYPVGLGGNKTPEGTFTITEKVKNPNGTDKGPYGSRGMELSDGPYAIHGTDEPDSIGEDESLGCIRMERADLEELYDLVPLGTKVTIQKGLMPPKPAPAPETRFRLKPVQDETNPHHKYSWLG, from the coding sequence ATGGAGGACCGTGAACATATTTATTATTTAAAGAGCTTTGTCAAACGGCATCCCGGCAACCGGATGGCCTGGTATTTGCTTGGCAAGCAATATGAAGAGCAAGGCAAGTTATCCAAAGCGAATTACTGTTATTTGGAAGCCGGAGAAGTGTATGAAGCATTTGAACGGAAAATGCATCCGCTTGTTGCGGTAGAGCAGGAGCTGGAGCAGCTTCAAAAGTGGAAGGAGCGCGGCCGGCAAAGGCGCTTCCGGCTAAAGTCGGTTGTGCTTGCATTATTGCTGCTGCTGCTTTCCGGCTTGCAAGCAAGCCCTGTGGAGCGGGATAAGCGGCCGCAAGCCGCCGCCGTACATACGGCTGCGGAATCAGCATTGCAGCAGCAGGCTCCTCCAGCGGTTGTCTTCACGAAACGTGCCGAGAAGAAGCCGCTTGGCGCGGCATTGGAGTTAGCTGCTGCGGAAAGCGGCCGCGCCGGGACCGTGCTGGCAGCGCAGATGGAAGAGGATGGGGCATGGCGTTTATGGCAAGGACGCACAAAGCTCTTATTGTCCACGCAAAAAGAAAAGCCGGACGGGCAATGGGAAGTGGCAATGTATGACCCGGCATCCTGCAATTGCAAACCGGCGGACTCTGCGCCGATGGTGAAGGTGCTGAAGCATTGGAGCGCAGAGCAGGAGCTGCGATGGGTGCTGTCCAGCGCTATCATCGCTTATTTTCATCAGCAAGGGTCGATGCCGGCATCGTTGTCTGATTTAATCGGGTCTTACCCGAATAACTACATAGCAGGAGAAAAAGAAGGCATGGCGGCAATGTTTGCGCCGCTTATGCAGCAATTGGCCGTTGATCAAAACGTGAAAGCGCTGGCAGCCGGCGTCCAGCAGCAGCCGGCGCCCGGCAGCGGTTCCGGCATCGTACCGGCGGACAAGCAGTGGCGGACCGAGCTGCAGATCGTAGTTGACCCTGCGAAACATCGGCTTGCCGTCGTCAGCGGAGATATTATGGTCAGAAGCTATCCGGTCGGGCTTGGCGGGAATAAGACGCCGGAGGGGACGTTTACCATTACCGAAAAGGTTAAAAATCCGAACGGAACGGACAAAGGCCCATACGGCAGCCGGGGGATGGAGCTGTCGGACGGACCTTACGCCATTCATGGCACCGACGAGCCTGACAGCATCGGCGAAGATGAATCGCTTGGCTGTATCCGAATGGAGCGGGCGGATTTGGAGGAACTGTATGATTTGGTGCCGCTTGGAACAAAAGTGACGATACAAAAAGGATTGATGCCGCCTAAACCTGCTCCAGCGCCGGAAACCCGATTCCGGCTAAAGCCTGTCCAGGACGAAACCAATCCTCATCATAAATACAGCTGGCTAGGATAA